In one Asterias amurensis chromosome 9, ASM3211899v1 genomic region, the following are encoded:
- the LOC139942283 gene encoding uncharacterized protein gives MFNITDKTGCVVVLLFLVWMTRRHVQAEISVDTKPKDAAVHEGENVTFECDLRNVDGYSIIWAHRSDSGTFTYLTNDRSITEASPSVKKRISIVGNVDEEEFSLRIQKVQISDSGEYSCRYIPTGSGGHQTTAGMAYLVVLVPPSLDSPVCRVNPRSGTGDTVGDGVYLLCSTSGGNPRPNITITKRKEIIIEDTTITHPYTLIAEDNGVTFTCTMATPALDVPRTCSVMPLVILPTVTISPLSSTEVEEGASITLNCNAEGVPSVIVTWKVYTTNSGEALASDTYSLSNEGHTLSMQVMETIIVYCVASVPSGLSSNSTVIIEVTPREETNTEEINTRASTMNPKQPPSFSLHVTIIIVVAGVLVVGFIILILLIKWQQKKKRKSMIPIDPKVGYKMSEIEDGEAGRRNGTKSNDEAIGGQDAGNVLPEKFPHVPAVGSATRQDGPETEKGRPSPESTPHGGAVDSPQDMSVIYAQPQKKPKHPKDHNVGSHENMYSAVADGEEEPVASDSGLLYADLDLDKHGGSDKENETQPEEIHSNEQTVYASIRT, from the coding sequence ATGTTTAACATTACTGATAAAACTGGGTGTGTTGTTGTCCTACTGTTTCTCGTGTGGATGACACGCCGTCATGTTCAGGCAGAGATAAGTGTGGATACTAAGCCGAAGGATGCTGCAGTTCATGAGGGAGAGAATGTAACATTCGAATGTGATCTCAGAAATGTTGATGGTTACTCTATCATTTGGGCGCATCGGTCAGACAGTGGTACCTTTACGTATCTTACGAACGATAGATCTATAACAGAAGCGAGTCCAAGCGTCAAAAAGCGCATATCCATCGTTGGTAACGTGGACGAGGAAGAGTTCTCATTAAGAATACAGAAAGTACAAATATCTGATAGTGGGGAGTATTCATGCCGGTATATTCCTACTGGAAGCGGCGGCCACCAAACCACTGCAGGTATGGCTTACCTGGTTGTACTGGTCCCGCCCAGTCTAGACTCGCCAGTATGTAGGGTAAACCCGCGTTCGGGGACTGGTGATACAGTTGGTGACGGGGTGTATCTTTTGTGTTCAACATCAGGAGGGAATCCACGCCCTAATATCACTATAACCAAGAGGAAAGAGATCATTATAGAAGACACTACCATTACCCATCCATACACGCTAATTGCTGAAGATAATGGAGTGACGTTCACTTGTACCATGGCAACACCTGCCCTTGATGTACCGCGTACCTGCTCTGTTATGCCGCTCGTGATATTACCCACTGTTACTATTAGCCCACTGTCATCTACTGAGGTAGAGGAGGGGGCTAGCATCACGCTCAACTGTAACGCTGAGGGCGTACCTAGTGTTATCGTCACTTGGAAAGTCTATACAACTAATTCTGGAGAGGCTCTGGCATCGGATACATATTCGCTATCCAATGAGGGCCACACCCTGTCTATGCAAGTCATGGAGACTATTATAGTGTATTGTGTTGCTAGTGTGCCGTCTGGACTGTCCAGTAATTCAACGGTGATTATTGAAGTCACGCCTCGAGAGGAGACTAATACTGAGGAGATCAACACACGGGCGTCGACCATGAACCCCAAACAGCCGCCTTCTTTCTCCTTACACGTCACGATTATCATTGTCGTAGCCGGTGTCCTGGTCGTGGGTTTCATCATTTTGATTCTGCTGATCAAATGgcaacaaaagaagaaaagaaagtcAATGATTCCCATTGACCCTAAAGTTGGATACAAAATGAGCGAGATTGAGGATGGCGAGGCAGGAAGACGGAACGGAACAAAATCCAACGATGAAGCAATCGGTGGCCAAGACGCAGGAAATGTCCTCCCGGAGAAATTCCCGCACGTCCCCGCAGTAGGAAGTGCTACCAGACAAGACGGACCCGAAACTGAGAAGGGCAGACCATCGCCAGAATCCACGCCGCATGGTGGCGCTGTGGATTCACCTCAAGACATGTCAGTCATCTACGCTCAACCCCAGAAGAAACCCAAACACCCAAAAGATCACAATGTTGGATCACATGAGAACATGTATAGCGCTGTTGCTGACGGGGAGGAGGAACCAGTAGCAAGCGACTCGGGGCTACTCTATGCTGATCTTGACTTGGATAAACACGGCGGTTCTGATAAAGAAAATGAGACACAACCAGAGGAAATCCATTCAAATGAACAAACTGTTTACGCATCGATTCGTACTTAA